One region of Dissulfurirhabdus thermomarina genomic DNA includes:
- a CDS encoding universal stress protein: MKLLIAGAGKTARELLRRLGQSWDVTLLDQDEGHLGEHRHREQVRRLVLGDASSRVILDEAGIAGHDFVAAVTNRDEVNLEVCRYARKVGVQNVIALVNDSLNLPQFQELGVRAICPGHLVARDIELFLESPRLFVSTIAEGAGEVMEVEVVRRAQAAGRAIKDFASRDWLIAAVHRAGQLIIPHGDTVIRAGDRLTIVGRADLYRSIAHFFSLAEPSFPLEYGQHVLLPLGGVDDLPEGLLDEVAYLLHNTRANGLTVLCAGEVPPELEAAKGRFEELGRLQVRVVTGSLEEVLVQTSKGESVGCVVSAPRPLGPVARILGIPTVVALAHRLACPLLVGRRSLPYRRILVPCSGTKSTGLALETAVDLAKQLGAEVTAVTVTDPLAASGTGSPEWAEEALTQARQIGKLQQFSILEVIRDGNPIKEILAEAADHDLLVVGSTSQSASLLRPHIGEHLVQDAPCSVLVVT; this comes from the coding sequence GTGAAACTCCTGATCGCCGGCGCCGGCAAGACCGCGCGGGAACTGCTCCGGCGCCTCGGACAGTCCTGGGACGTCACCCTCCTGGACCAGGACGAGGGCCACCTCGGCGAGCACCGCCACCGCGAGCAGGTCCGGCGGCTCGTCCTCGGGGACGCCTCGAGCCGGGTGATCCTCGACGAGGCCGGGATCGCCGGGCACGACTTCGTGGCCGCCGTCACCAACCGGGACGAGGTGAACCTCGAGGTCTGCCGCTATGCCCGGAAGGTGGGCGTCCAGAACGTCATCGCCCTGGTGAACGACAGTCTGAACCTCCCCCAGTTCCAGGAACTCGGCGTACGGGCCATCTGCCCCGGGCACCTCGTGGCCCGGGACATCGAACTCTTCCTGGAGAGCCCCCGGCTCTTCGTGAGCACCATCGCCGAGGGGGCGGGGGAGGTGATGGAGGTGGAGGTGGTGCGCCGGGCCCAGGCCGCGGGTCGCGCCATCAAGGACTTCGCTTCCCGTGACTGGCTCATCGCCGCGGTCCACCGGGCGGGGCAGCTCATCATCCCCCACGGGGACACCGTGATCCGGGCGGGGGACCGGCTCACCATCGTGGGCCGGGCGGATCTCTACCGGTCCATCGCCCACTTCTTCTCCCTGGCGGAGCCGAGCTTCCCCTTGGAATACGGGCAGCACGTCCTGCTGCCCCTGGGCGGGGTGGACGATCTCCCCGAGGGCCTCCTGGACGAGGTGGCCTATCTCCTCCACAACACCCGGGCCAACGGACTCACCGTCCTCTGCGCCGGGGAGGTGCCGCCGGAGCTGGAGGCCGCGAAGGGGCGGTTCGAGGAGCTGGGCCGGCTCCAGGTGCGCGTCGTCACCGGGTCCCTGGAGGAGGTGCTGGTCCAGACTTCGAAGGGGGAGAGCGTCGGCTGCGTGGTCTCGGCGCCGAGGCCCCTGGGCCCGGTGGCCCGGATCCTGGGGATCCCCACGGTGGTGGCCCTGGCGCACCGGCTGGCCTGCCCCCTCCTGGTGGGGCGCCGGAGTCTCCCGTACCGGCGGATCCTGGTGCCGTGCTCCGGGACGAAGTCCACGGGGCTCGCCCTGGAGACCGCCGTGGATCTCGCCAAGCAGCTCGGGGCCGAGGTGACGGCCGTCACGGTGACCGATCCCCTGGCCGCCTCGGGGACGGGCTCCCCGGAGTGGGCCGAGGAGGCCCTGACGCAGGCGCGGCAGATCGGCAAGCTCCAGCAGTTCTCCATCCTGGAGGTGATCCGGGACGGTAATCCCATCAAGGAGATCCTCGCCGAGGCCGCCGACCACGACCTCCTGGTGGTGGGCAGCACCTCCCAGAGCGCCTCGCTGCTGCGGCCCCACATCGGAGAGCACCTGGTCCAGGACGCCCCGTGCTCGGTGCTGGTGGTCACCTGA